One genomic window of Archaeoglobus neptunius includes the following:
- a CDS encoding response regulator produces MIKIMVVDDETAMREILKIMLKNFKVIEASNGREAIELYKKEKPDIVLMDIMMPLMSGIDATAEIKRMDPDAKIVAITAYASSKGEMVKKAGADYILKKPFTRKDVIKMIEKILEPS; encoded by the coding sequence ATGATCAAGATCATGGTAGTTGATGATGAGACAGCAATGCGTGAAATTTTAAAGATAATGCTAAAGAACTTTAAGGTGATAGAGGCTTCAAACGGTAGAGAGGCTATCGAGCTTTACAAGAAAGAAAAGCCAGACATCGTTTTGATGGATATAATGATGCCTCTGATGAGCGGTATCGATGCCACGGCAGAAATAAAAAGGATGGATCCCGATGCGAAGATTGTTGCCATAACAGCATATGCGAGTTCAAAGGGAGAAATGGTAAAAAAGGCCGGCGCAGACTACATACTCAAAAAGCCATTCACAAGAAAAGATGTTATAAAAATGATAGAAAAAATCCTAGAGCCCTCTTAG
- a CDS encoding 50S ribosomal protein L18, producing the protein MAKGPRYKVPLRRRREGKTNYRKRLKLLLSKKPRLVVRITNRRVIAQVVEYTPEGDRILVGVDSGMLREFGWKGDLNNTPAAYLTGILIAKKALQKGVSQAVLDIGLHTPTRGSRVFAVLRGAVEGGLVVPHSEEVLPDDSRVRGEHIARYYEMNPEKFGEYERRGLKPSELPDHVDEIKEKLMVIS; encoded by the coding sequence ATGGCAAAAGGTCCAAGATACAAGGTTCCGTTGAGGAGGAGAAGAGAGGGAAAAACGAATTACAGGAAGAGATTGAAACTGCTACTCTCCAAGAAACCTAGGTTGGTTGTGAGGATCACAAACAGGCGTGTAATCGCCCAGGTTGTGGAGTACACTCCGGAAGGAGACAGGATACTGGTGGGGGTAGATTCAGGCATGCTCAGGGAGTTCGGGTGGAAAGGAGACCTTAACAACACACCTGCCGCCTATCTGACGGGGATACTGATTGCGAAAAAGGCTCTGCAGAAAGGTGTTTCTCAGGCTGTGCTTGATATAGGACTTCACACCCCGACCAGAGGGTCAAGGGTTTTTGCTGTCCTAAGAGGGGCGGTTGAAGGTGGTCTCGTCGTACCGCACAGCGAGGAAGTTTTACCAGATGATTCCAGGGTTAGGGGAGAGCATATAGCAAGATATTATGAGATGAATCCCGAAAAGTTTGGGGAGTATGAAAGGAGAGGTCTGAAACCTTCGGAACTTCCTGATCATGTTGATGAGATTAAGGAGAAGCTGATGGTGATATCATGA
- the secY gene encoding preprotein translocase subunit SecY, with the protein MDSVIRALQPYFERIPSVERPKGHVHFKEKFAWTAAILLLYFILTNVPVFGLSPQSIDIFAAYRALFAGKTGSILALGIGPIVTASIILQLLVGAGIVKLDLTDPDDQAAYQDFQRFLVFVMIAVEALPQIAGGLLKPDLNLAAQLGVSPSVIAFLIFVQLFIGGVLIVYMDEVVSKWGIGSGVSLFILAGISQSIIIGLFNWVTPPNSKLPAGIIPRWIWIAQNYPVNSLLTGSGIMFFLLEGGILALITTAAIILLVVFFEGTRVEIPLAHAAARGARGRFPIKLIYASVLPMIFVRALQANIVAFGRILYSKGVTVFGEYVQNTPVSGVLYFLSPIRSPYDWVPALVKTKGAAFAAIPDWMIFAHLLVDATILIVGGIVFAWFWVETSGMDAKTVASQIAKSGMQIPGFRKSPQILEKVLARYIPKVTILGGAIIGILTLIANMLGTIGHVSGTGLLLAVSIAYKFYEDLAKEQLTEMHPLIRKMLGEET; encoded by the coding sequence TTGGACTCGGTCATAAGGGCTCTACAACCATATTTTGAGCGAATTCCCAGTGTGGAGAGGCCGAAAGGACATGTACATTTTAAAGAGAAGTTCGCATGGACGGCGGCAATCCTTCTGCTGTATTTTATCCTGACAAATGTCCCCGTTTTCGGCCTCTCACCACAGTCGATTGATATATTCGCAGCCTACAGAGCTCTGTTTGCAGGAAAAACAGGCTCAATTCTGGCTTTGGGTATAGGGCCGATTGTAACAGCCTCCATCATCCTCCAGCTTCTTGTGGGAGCGGGAATAGTAAAGCTGGATCTCACGGATCCGGATGATCAAGCAGCATATCAGGATTTTCAGCGCTTTCTGGTCTTTGTTATGATCGCAGTTGAGGCACTACCACAGATTGCGGGAGGCCTTCTGAAGCCTGATTTAAATCTGGCAGCTCAGCTCGGAGTATCACCCTCCGTAATTGCGTTCTTGATTTTCGTTCAGCTCTTCATTGGCGGTGTGCTCATTGTGTATATGGATGAGGTTGTATCCAAGTGGGGTATCGGAAGTGGTGTGTCGCTTTTCATTCTCGCAGGAATTTCGCAGTCCATAATCATAGGTTTGTTTAACTGGGTAACTCCTCCAAACTCGAAACTTCCTGCGGGTATAATTCCCAGATGGATCTGGATAGCGCAAAACTACCCAGTTAACTCTCTCCTGACCGGGAGCGGCATCATGTTTTTCCTGCTGGAGGGAGGTATACTTGCTCTGATAACCACAGCAGCAATAATACTCCTCGTCGTCTTCTTTGAGGGAACCAGAGTCGAAATACCACTCGCCCACGCTGCGGCAAGAGGTGCGAGGGGCAGATTCCCGATTAAGCTGATTTATGCAAGCGTTCTCCCGATGATTTTTGTGAGGGCTCTGCAGGCAAACATAGTTGCTTTTGGCCGAATACTGTACTCCAAGGGTGTGACTGTGTTCGGTGAGTATGTCCAGAACACCCCGGTAAGTGGTGTGCTGTACTTTCTCTCACCGATAAGAAGCCCCTATGATTGGGTACCCGCTCTGGTTAAAACAAAAGGAGCGGCATTTGCGGCAATTCCTGACTGGATGATTTTTGCTCATCTGCTGGTAGATGCGACCATCCTTATCGTTGGAGGTATAGTTTTCGCATGGTTCTGGGTTGAGACGAGCGGCATGGACGCCAAGACTGTGGCATCACAAATTGCAAAGTCGGGCATGCAGATTCCGGGATTCAGAAAATCTCCCCAGATACTTGAGAAAGTTCTTGCGAGATACATTCCAAAGGTAACGATCCTTGGAGGTGCGATAATTGGAATTTTAACCCTTATCGCAAACATGCTGGGCACTATCGGCCATGTTAGCGGTACAGGTCTCCTTCTGGCTGTCAGCATAGCATATAAGTTCTACGAGGATCTGGCCAAAGAACAGCTTACAGAGATGCATCCATTAATCAGAAAGATGCTTGGTGAAGAGACATGA
- a CDS encoding 50S ribosomal protein L32e — protein sequence METKRLLKVRRRQKERKPEFRRYCWNKKLRLRNKSWRRPRGLHSKLRKRYGGKWTGRIVVNVGFGSPKAVRGLHPSGYEEVLVYNPADLEKIDSERQAARIASCVGMKKRLAIEDRAKELGIKILNPSG from the coding sequence ATGGAAACGAAAAGACTGCTCAAAGTAAGAAGGAGGCAGAAGGAAAGGAAACCGGAATTCAGGAGATACTGCTGGAACAAGAAACTGAGACTGAGGAACAAGAGCTGGAGAAGGCCCAGAGGTCTTCACAGCAAGCTCAGAAAGAGATATGGTGGAAAGTGGACCGGCAGGATTGTTGTCAATGTGGGTTTTGGTTCTCCAAAAGCTGTAAGGGGATTGCACCCAAGCGGGTATGAGGAAGTCCTGGTTTACAATCCCGCAGATCTTGAAAAAATCGATAGTGAGAGGCAGGCTGCAAGGATTGCCTCTTGCGTTGGAATGAAGAAGAGGCTTGCGATTGAGGATAGAGCCAAGGAGCTTGGTATTAAAATCCTCAATCCCTCAGGGTGA
- a CDS encoding flavodoxin family protein: MKLLAINGSPNKRNTHFLLEVIADEIKKMGHEAEILHLKDYEIRECRGCDACLKGECTQKDDIFEVLEKMQEADAIVIGAPTYFGNVPGIVKNLIDRSRMARMSNYKLRNKIFAPIITSGLRNGGAEFVAMSLIIYALGQAMIPVSITENPITTGAFAIGVIQGDSGWRSVKKDEIAINSVKALAKRIVEVAEATKALR, from the coding sequence ATGAAACTTCTTGCAATAAATGGAAGCCCAAACAAGAGAAATACCCACTTTCTTCTGGAAGTGATCGCAGACGAAATCAAAAAAATGGGGCATGAGGCTGAAATACTGCACCTGAAAGACTACGAGATCAGAGAGTGCAGGGGGTGTGATGCATGTCTTAAAGGAGAATGCACTCAGAAAGATGACATATTTGAGGTTCTTGAGAAAATGCAGGAAGCCGATGCAATCGTCATCGGTGCACCAACATACTTCGGGAATGTACCCGGTATCGTGAAAAACCTGATAGACAGAAGCAGGATGGCAAGGATGAGTAATTACAAACTTAGAAACAAAATTTTCGCCCCCATCATTACTTCCGGGCTGAGAAACGGGGGGGCCGAATTCGTAGCGATGAGTCTGATAATATACGCTCTTGGACAGGCCATGATTCCCGTTTCGATCACCGAAAACCCAATCACCACCGGTGCTTTTGCTATTGGCGTGATTCAAGGAGATTCTGGGTGGAGAAGCGTAAAGAAAGATGAAATCGCAATCAATTCGGTAAAAGCCCTTGCAAAAAGAATTGTTGAAGTCGCAGAAGCCACAAAGGCTCTGAGATAA
- a CDS encoding glycosyltransferase, whose product MKSVVITSYRDAGFLEENVRLLRDKVSEIIVAADEPDEEIIEVINKYGLKASLSDERRGKWKALNDALELVRGDHIIFLDSDTLLVDLSGLNGHDVVEIVKEVRGDSFVERLVNIDYLVMSIGSKIASKFGSCLGINGSAFVVRKKVFDKLGGFRRRVNEDTDFGVRVGLSGFTFSLCGKAYTNAPKNFKEWFRQRERWSLGGAEVLIENFLHIIIRPKLWLPYLFFFYPAIFSLIVTSFLPDSYLFKLFYLLLPVVAILSPKLASIAILTVYEVETLKNILAMLASFSAWAVVIAAGSKKMDFKIDFKLLPFYYFIYSPLWTTVCFVSLMRVLGCKLLGKKIEVNGWKV is encoded by the coding sequence ATGAAATCGGTTGTGATCACCTCCTACAGAGATGCGGGCTTTCTCGAAGAGAATGTTAGGCTGCTCAGAGATAAAGTTTCTGAGATCATTGTGGCTGCCGATGAGCCCGATGAGGAAATTATTGAGGTGATCAACAAGTACGGTCTCAAGGCAAGTTTGAGCGACGAAAGGAGAGGTAAATGGAAGGCTCTCAATGATGCTTTAGAACTTGTTAGAGGCGACCACATTATATTCCTCGATTCAGATACGCTACTCGTCGATCTGAGCGGTTTGAATGGACATGACGTTGTTGAGATTGTCAAGGAGGTTAGAGGGGATAGTTTCGTTGAAAGGCTGGTGAATATCGACTATCTGGTTATGAGTATTGGATCAAAAATTGCCTCGAAATTCGGTTCATGTCTTGGAATTAACGGTTCCGCATTTGTTGTAAGGAAAAAGGTATTTGATAAACTCGGAGGCTTTAGGAGAAGGGTTAATGAGGATACGGATTTTGGGGTGAGGGTAGGGCTCAGCGGATTTACGTTCTCTCTGTGCGGAAAAGCTTACACCAATGCCCCGAAAAACTTTAAAGAATGGTTTAGGCAGAGGGAGAGATGGAGCTTAGGAGGAGCGGAGGTCCTGATTGAGAACTTCCTTCATATCATCATACGACCGAAATTATGGCTCCCCTATCTGTTCTTTTTCTATCCGGCCATTTTCAGCCTGATCGTTACTTCATTTCTCCCAGATAGCTATCTTTTCAAGCTGTTTTATCTTCTTCTTCCGGTAGTAGCAATACTCTCTCCGAAACTTGCGTCAATAGCGATTCTCACAGTATATGAGGTTGAGACGCTTAAAAATATACTTGCAATGCTGGCTTCTTTCTCAGCATGGGCGGTTGTGATAGCTGCAGGATCGAAAAAGATGGACTTCAAAATTGACTTTAAACTGCTGCCTTTTTACTACTTCATATATTCTCCACTGTGGACGACAGTCTGTTTTGTCTCACTCATGAGGGTGCTGGGATGCAAATTGCTGGGTAAAAAAATAGAGGTCAACGGCTGGAAGGTTTAA
- a CDS encoding uL15m family ribosomal protein has protein sequence MAKKKVKKFRGSRTFGWGSHKNRRGRGNRGGSGNAGAFKHKYIKFIKLASKGEYLFGKHGFTRPKILRKDYINVQTVKETLRWLKEEGRLDDYTYRYLLSRTELNAGDLDEIIERLAELGLAEKDGDLFRIDLTELGYSKLLGSGRVTKKMEVRVFEATTKAVEKIEGAGGKVIAE, from the coding sequence ATGGCAAAAAAGAAGGTTAAGAAGTTCCGCGGATCAAGAACTTTTGGATGGGGCAGCCATAAAAACAGGAGGGGAAGGGGAAATAGAGGTGGGTCTGGAAACGCAGGAGCCTTCAAGCACAAGTATATCAAATTCATAAAGCTTGCAAGCAAAGGGGAGTATCTGTTTGGAAAACATGGATTCACGAGACCCAAAATTCTCAGAAAGGATTATATCAACGTCCAGACAGTTAAAGAGACATTGAGGTGGCTGAAAGAGGAGGGCAGGCTTGACGATTACACCTATCGCTACCTTCTATCAAGAACCGAGCTAAACGCAGGAGATCTTGACGAGATAATCGAAAGGCTTGCAGAACTGGGGCTGGCTGAGAAAGATGGAGATCTGTTCAGAATCGATCTGACAGAACTGGGGTATTCAAAGCTCCTCGGATCTGGAAGGGTTACGAAGAAGATGGAAGTTAGAGTGTTTGAGGCGACAACAAAAGCTGTGGAGAAGATCGAGGGAGCTGGAGGAAAGGTTATAGCTGAATAA
- a CDS encoding DUF106 domain-containing protein, with protein MKDVVSKLIMVIGAIFFLGILISRDFRLELGLIVEDVMFPLSGLKFHVVIFIMSILTGIYSNIIQKYTIDYKKLKHAQKVLREYQKEYMEATKQNNQFKLKQLEERKSEIQALQSEMMSMQFKPMFYTFVVTIPIFAWLWEKATASYELITGVTKYGNVTSKLPETFLKTLNPDLYLINVPFSGQIHVVTPVIVFPWWLFWYLLCSITFGQIIKKVLKIGV; from the coding sequence ATGAAAGATGTAGTTTCAAAGCTCATAATGGTTATCGGAGCCATATTCTTTCTTGGTATCCTGATCAGCAGAGATTTCCGTCTGGAGCTGGGCCTGATTGTGGAGGACGTCATGTTTCCTCTCTCAGGCCTCAAGTTTCACGTAGTCATCTTCATAATGTCAATTCTCACAGGCATCTACTCGAACATTATTCAGAAGTACACCATAGATTACAAGAAACTGAAACATGCTCAGAAGGTATTAAGGGAGTATCAGAAGGAGTATATGGAGGCCACAAAGCAGAACAACCAGTTTAAGCTGAAGCAGCTTGAAGAGAGAAAGTCTGAGATCCAGGCACTGCAGAGTGAAATGATGTCCATGCAGTTCAAACCGATGTTCTACACCTTTGTCGTTACCATTCCAATTTTTGCCTGGCTCTGGGAGAAAGCAACCGCAAGTTATGAACTCATAACCGGAGTGACGAAATACGGAAATGTTACATCGAAACTTCCGGAAACCTTTCTGAAAACTCTTAACCCGGATCTGTATTTGATAAATGTACCGTTCTCGGGACAGATTCATGTGGTAACGCCAGTTATAGTGTTCCCGTGGTGGCTCTTCTGGTATCTCCTCTGTTCGATTACCTTCGGGCAGATAATCAAAAAAGTCCTGAAGATCGGTGTGTGA
- the rpsE gene encoding 30S ribosomal protein S5, producing MTEDWVPRTRLGRLVADGKIKTMDEALASDLPLKEPEIVDILLPELEDDVLEISMVQRMTDSGRRTKFRVTAVVGNRDGYVGIGTGKASQVAPAIQKAINNAKLNIFKVQRGCGSWECGCGGNHSLPFKVTGTSGSVRVTLIPGPKGLGIVAGDVAKRVIELAGVNDVWSFTKGQTKTTVNFARATYEALKKTMYIKR from the coding sequence ATGACTGAGGACTGGGTGCCGAGAACCAGACTTGGGAGATTGGTTGCAGATGGCAAGATAAAGACGATGGATGAGGCTCTGGCCAGCGATCTCCCCCTTAAAGAACCGGAGATTGTTGATATCCTGCTTCCTGAACTGGAGGATGACGTGCTCGAGATTTCCATGGTTCAGAGAATGACGGACAGTGGTAGGAGAACAAAGTTCAGGGTTACAGCCGTTGTTGGAAATAGAGACGGATATGTGGGTATAGGAACCGGTAAGGCGAGTCAGGTAGCTCCTGCAATCCAGAAGGCAATAAACAATGCCAAACTCAACATTTTTAAGGTTCAGAGAGGTTGCGGTTCTTGGGAATGTGGCTGTGGGGGCAATCACTCCCTGCCGTTCAAGGTGACAGGCACGAGCGGAAGTGTAAGGGTCACACTCATTCCCGGACCAAAGGGTCTTGGAATCGTGGCGGGAGATGTGGCCAAAAGAGTTATAGAGCTTGCTGGTGTAAACGACGTCTGGAGCTTCACAAAGGGTCAGACGAAAACCACCGTCAACTTTGCAAGGGCAACTTATGAAGCTTTAAAGAAGACGATGTATATAAAGAGGTGA
- the cmk gene encoding (d)CMP kinase — MKITISGPPGSGTTTVAKIVCQTLGLKLISAGDVFRQLAAKRGMTVEEFSKYAEENPEIDHLIDQTQKELAEQEENVVVEGRLSGWFVKDADLKVWIFADPETRYARIANREGKELTVARQETRLREELEKRRYRKFYSIDIDNWTIYDLVINSEKFDPDTIARLIVLAAERIKNKIKAGQT; from the coding sequence ATGAAAATTACGATCTCGGGTCCTCCAGGTAGTGGAACCACCACCGTTGCTAAAATTGTTTGCCAGACTCTTGGCCTGAAACTGATTTCTGCAGGTGATGTTTTCAGACAGCTTGCAGCGAAGAGGGGAATGACTGTCGAGGAGTTCAGCAAGTATGCAGAGGAAAATCCTGAGATCGACCATCTGATAGATCAGACTCAAAAGGAGCTTGCAGAGCAGGAGGAAAACGTTGTCGTTGAGGGCAGACTTTCAGGGTGGTTTGTAAAAGATGCAGATTTAAAAGTATGGATTTTTGCGGATCCGGAGACGAGGTATGCAAGAATAGCAAACAGAGAAGGAAAAGAGCTTACGGTTGCAAGACAGGAAACGAGATTGAGGGAGGAACTTGAAAAACGGAGGTATAGGAAGTTTTACAGCATAGATATTGACAACTGGACAATATACGACCTGGTCATAAACTCGGAAAAGTTTGATCCCGATACAATTGCCAGACTCATCGTTCTCGCTGCGGAAAGAATAAAAAATAAAATTAAAGCTGGTCAAACGTGA
- the rpmD gene encoding 50S ribosomal protein L30, with product MFAVIRLRGTVDVHEKIKETLKMLRLHRRYHCVIIPDTPSYRGMLQVVKDYVAYGEIDAETLALLLRTRGRLVGDRKVTDEYVKERTGYGSIEEFAKAVVDGKASLKDLPDLKPVFRLHPPRKGLKNIKWHYPKGSLGYHGPEISKLVYKMR from the coding sequence ATGTTTGCGGTTATAAGACTTAGGGGAACTGTTGATGTTCACGAAAAAATTAAAGAAACTCTTAAAATGCTCAGATTGCACAGAAGGTACCACTGCGTCATAATTCCGGACACACCGTCTTACAGAGGGATGCTTCAGGTTGTGAAGGATTATGTTGCATACGGGGAGATTGATGCAGAAACTCTTGCTCTGCTTCTCAGGACGAGAGGCAGACTTGTGGGTGATAGGAAAGTCACGGACGAGTACGTGAAGGAAAGGACGGGTTATGGAAGTATTGAGGAATTTGCCAAAGCAGTGGTGGATGGTAAAGCCAGCCTGAAGGATTTGCCTGATTTAAAACCTGTGTTCAGGCTCCATCCACCGAGAAAAGGGCTAAAAAACATTAAGTGGCATTACCCGAAGGGCAGTCTGGGCTATCACGGCCCCGAGATTTCAAAGCTGGTTTACAAAATGAGGTGA
- a CDS encoding 50S ribosomal protein L19e, with protein sequence MDLSFQRKLAASVLKCGENRVWFDPTALEDISTAATKDDIRELIEQGVVKRKPVKGVCRARIRKNRMQKKKGRRRGHGSRRGAKGARMSRKRHWIIRIRALRKALRKMKEDGTIDRRTYRILYRKAKGGEFRSVSHLKAYIEQMKR encoded by the coding sequence ATGGATTTGAGCTTTCAGCGTAAGCTTGCGGCAAGCGTGTTGAAGTGTGGGGAAAACAGGGTCTGGTTTGATCCCACTGCTTTGGAGGATATTTCCACTGCTGCAACAAAAGATGATATCAGGGAGCTGATAGAGCAGGGTGTGGTAAAGAGAAAGCCGGTTAAAGGTGTTTGCAGGGCAAGAATAAGGAAGAACAGGATGCAGAAAAAGAAGGGAAGGAGAAGAGGTCACGGCAGCAGAAGAGGTGCAAAGGGAGCGAGAATGTCAAGAAAGAGGCACTGGATCATCAGAATAAGGGCTTTGAGGAAAGCTCTGAGAAAAATGAAGGAGGATGGAACGATAGACAGAAGAACCTACAGAATACTCTACAGAAAGGCCAAGGGCGGGGAGTTCAGAAGTGTTTCACACCTGAAGGCTTATATTGAGCAGATGAAGAGGTGA
- a CDS encoding 50S ribosomal protein L6 yields the protein MLTSTEVYEERVVDVPEGVTVTVEGDSFAGYTVKAAGPKGENSRYLKFRGVFIEVQDGKIRVYTTSPKKKHKAIVGTFAGHIENLIVGVKDGFEYHLKVVYAHFPIKLRVEGSEVIIENFIGEKHPRRAKIVGRAQVEIRGQDVYVRGIDIEECGQTAANLELATKIKRRDPRVFQDGIYIVEKP from the coding sequence TTGCTTACGTCTACTGAAGTTTATGAAGAAAGGGTTGTGGACGTCCCAGAGGGAGTTACCGTAACGGTTGAAGGCGATAGCTTTGCAGGGTATACGGTAAAGGCTGCTGGCCCGAAAGGTGAGAATTCAAGATATCTGAAGTTCAGAGGTGTTTTCATCGAAGTACAGGACGGAAAGATAAGGGTGTACACAACATCCCCAAAAAAGAAGCACAAAGCAATAGTGGGAACGTTTGCGGGGCACATCGAGAATCTTATCGTTGGGGTTAAGGATGGTTTTGAGTATCACCTGAAAGTTGTTTATGCTCACTTCCCTATAAAACTCAGAGTCGAGGGCAGCGAAGTTATTATCGAGAATTTTATCGGAGAGAAGCACCCCAGAAGGGCAAAAATTGTTGGCAGAGCGCAGGTAGAAATTAGGGGTCAGGATGTTTATGTTAGGGGTATTGACATTGAAGAATGTGGCCAGACCGCGGCGAACCTTGAACTGGCAACGAAAATAAAGAGAAGAGATCCCCGCGTATTTCAGGATGGCATTTACATAGTTGAAAAGCCCTGA
- the dnaG gene encoding DNA primase DnaG gives MSSDINGGMITMKANDTTKYLIHAEIIAEGVVERPDVVGAIFGQTEGLLGGDLDLRELQKTGRIGRIEVKIESKGGKSYGEIKVPSSLDKVETAILAAALETIERVGPCSAKIKVQKIEDVRASKRRRIVDRAMNILREHFEEPEIESEKIVEIVRQAIRADEIIEYGEERLPAGPAVDESDAIIVVEGRADVLNLLKHGIKNVIAVEGTNIPKTIVELSKKKTVTAFLDGDRGGDLILKELLQIADIDYVARAPEGKEVEDLTQKEILKSLRNKVPIEQLHVLKREPKEERQKEKQDVREKNVVSDVLKQHKVSVEGRLTARVLDRNLNLIKEVPVRDLVKVLKTNNMKGAAIVFDGVITQRLIDLAAKKEFDYVVGVRMGSVVKVPTSVRVITFDQL, from the coding sequence ATGTCATCAGACATAAATGGAGGTATGATAACGATGAAGGCTAACGACACTACCAAGTACTTAATTCATGCTGAAATTATAGCTGAAGGTGTTGTTGAACGTCCCGATGTTGTGGGGGCAATATTTGGTCAAACAGAAGGATTGCTTGGTGGAGACCTGGATCTCAGAGAACTGCAAAAAACGGGGAGGATAGGACGGATAGAGGTAAAAATCGAGAGCAAAGGAGGTAAAAGCTACGGGGAAATCAAGGTACCCTCGAGCCTTGATAAGGTCGAGACGGCAATACTGGCAGCAGCATTAGAGACGATAGAGAGAGTTGGTCCGTGCTCGGCAAAAATAAAGGTACAGAAAATCGAAGATGTCAGAGCAAGCAAGAGAAGGAGAATTGTAGATCGAGCGATGAACATACTCAGGGAGCACTTTGAGGAGCCCGAAATTGAGTCCGAAAAGATCGTAGAGATCGTAAGACAGGCGATAAGAGCTGATGAAATAATCGAGTATGGTGAGGAAAGGCTGCCAGCAGGACCTGCTGTTGACGAGTCAGATGCGATCATTGTGGTAGAGGGAAGAGCTGACGTACTGAATCTGCTGAAACACGGGATAAAGAACGTGATTGCAGTTGAGGGTACAAACATCCCCAAGACGATAGTTGAACTGAGCAAGAAGAAAACGGTTACAGCATTCCTCGATGGAGATAGGGGTGGAGACTTAATACTCAAAGAGCTGCTGCAGATAGCAGATATCGACTACGTTGCGAGGGCTCCTGAGGGAAAGGAGGTTGAAGACCTGACGCAGAAGGAGATTCTGAAATCGCTGAGAAACAAGGTACCAATTGAGCAGCTTCACGTACTGAAGAGAGAGCCCAAAGAAGAGAGGCAAAAGGAGAAGCAGGATGTCAGAGAAAAGAACGTGGTTTCTGATGTGCTCAAACAGCATAAAGTTTCGGTTGAGGGAAGGCTGACTGCAAGAGTTCTTGACAGGAACCTCAACCTCATCAAGGAAGTTCCGGTTAGGGATCTGGTGAAGGTACTGAAAACCAATAACATGAAGGGAGCTGCAATAGTATTTGACGGGGTTATCACCCAGCGTCTGATTGATCTCGCAGCAAAAAAAGAGTTCGACTACGTTGTCGGAGTCAGGATGGGAAGCGTTGTGAAAGTTCCGACATCCGTCAGGGTTATCACGTTTGACCAGCTTTAA